A genomic region of Pseudomonas sp. RSB 5.4 contains the following coding sequences:
- the hflK gene encoding FtsH protease activity modulator HflK: MAWNEPGGNSNNQDPWGGKRRNNGDRKGPPDLDEAFRKLQESLNGLFGGGKKRGGDDGGGSGRSGGGFGGLLGIGLVVLAAVWLYSAVYVVDEQEQAVVLRFGKYYETVGPGLNIYFPPIDKKYMENVTRERAYTKQGQMLTEDENIVEVPLTVQYKISNLQDFVLNVDQPEISLQHATDSALRHVVGSTAMDQVLTEGRELMASEIKERLQRFLDTYRTGITVTQVNVQNAAAPREVQEAFDDVIRAREDEQRSRNQAETYANGVVPEARGQAQRILEDANGYRDETVSRAKGEADRFTKLVAEYRKAPEVTRQRLYLDTMQEVFSNTSKVLVTGNKNGQSNLLYLPLDKMIQNSSGSNAPVTGSAAASNNTDVAPHVTDLPQTRTRETR; this comes from the coding sequence ATGGCTTGGAATGAGCCGGGTGGCAACTCGAATAATCAGGATCCTTGGGGTGGCAAGCGCCGCAATAACGGCGACCGCAAGGGGCCACCGGATCTCGACGAGGCCTTCCGAAAGCTGCAGGAAAGCCTGAACGGGTTGTTCGGTGGTGGTAAGAAACGCGGTGGTGATGACGGCGGTGGTTCGGGCAGGAGTGGTGGCGGCTTCGGCGGTCTGCTCGGCATCGGCCTCGTCGTGCTGGCGGCTGTCTGGCTGTACAGCGCGGTCTATGTGGTCGACGAGCAGGAGCAAGCCGTGGTGCTGCGCTTCGGCAAGTACTACGAGACGGTCGGCCCCGGCCTGAACATCTACTTCCCGCCGATCGACAAGAAGTACATGGAGAACGTCACGCGTGAGCGTGCCTACACCAAGCAGGGCCAGATGCTGACCGAAGACGAGAACATCGTCGAAGTGCCGCTGACCGTGCAGTACAAGATCAGCAACCTGCAGGACTTCGTGCTGAACGTCGATCAGCCGGAAATCAGCCTGCAGCATGCGACCGACAGCGCCCTGCGTCACGTGGTGGGTTCGACCGCCATGGACCAGGTGCTCACCGAAGGTCGTGAATTGATGGCCAGCGAAATCAAGGAGCGTCTGCAACGCTTCCTCGATACCTATCGCACCGGTATCACCGTCACTCAGGTCAACGTACAGAACGCGGCAGCCCCGCGTGAAGTGCAGGAAGCCTTCGACGACGTGATCCGCGCCCGTGAAGACGAGCAGCGTTCGCGCAACCAGGCTGAAACCTACGCCAACGGCGTCGTGCCGGAAGCCCGTGGTCAGGCCCAGCGCATCCTCGAGGATGCCAACGGTTACCGCGACGAAACAGTCTCGCGCGCCAAGGGTGAGGCTGACCGCTTCACCAAACTGGTGGCCGAGTATCGCAAGGCACCTGAAGTCACCCGCCAGCGTCTGTACCTGGACACCATGCAGGAAGTCTTCAGCAACACCAGCAAGGTACTCGTGACCGGCAACAAGAACGGCCAGAGCAACTTGCTTTATCTGCCGCTGGACAAAATGATTCAGAACAGTTCGGGCAGCAATGCACCGGTGACCGGTTCGGCCGCTGCCAGCAACAACACGGATGTCGCGCCGCATGTCACTGATCTGCCGCAGACACGCACAAGGGAGACCCGCTGA